The following proteins are encoded in a genomic region of Elgaria multicarinata webbii isolate HBS135686 ecotype San Diego chromosome 16, rElgMul1.1.pri, whole genome shotgun sequence:
- the TRPM1 gene encoding transient receptor potential cation channel subfamily M member 1, with protein MSGSFKRTSLKGSASGSQKGQKAWIEKTFSKRECICLIANSKDATRCCCGQVLIQHIPIPPSITANKNGEAAAKQVDTQPEKWSVTKHTQASPTDAYGNLEFQGGGHTNKSMYIRVSYDTKPDALLHLMVKDWQLELPKLLISVHGGLQNFELQPKLKQVFGKGLIKAAMTTGAWIFTGGVSTGVIRHVGDALKDHSSKSRGRICAIGIAPWGIVENKEDLIGRDVTRVYQTMSNPLSKLCVLNSSHTHFILADNGTLGKYGAEVKLRRQLEKHISLQKINTRLGQGIPVVGLIVEGGPNVISIVLECLREEPPIPVVICDGSGRASDILSFAHKYSEEGGIISESLRDQLLVTIQKTFSYSRNQAHQLFVILMECMKKKELITVFRMGSEGQQDIEMSILTALLKGTNASAPDQLSLALAWNRVDIARSQIFVFGHHWPPLGSLAATDGSAPEKEKKSPAPQTKGARGKGKGKKKGGKQKEEPEEETDPRKIELLNWVNSLEQAMLDALVLDRVDFVKLLIENGVSMQRFLTIPRLEELYNTRLGPPNTLHVIVRDVKKGNLPPDYHISLIDIGLVLEYLMGGAYRCNYTRKSFRTLYNNLFGPKRPKALKLLGMEDDEPPSKGGKKKKKKKEEEIDIDVDDPEVSRFQFPFHELMVWAVLMKRQKMALFLWQRGEETMAKALVACKLYKAMAHESSESELVDDISQDLDNNSKDFGQLALELLDQSYKHDEQVAMKLLTYELKNWSNSTCLKLAVAAKHRDFIAHTCSQMLLTDMWMGRLRMRKNPGLKVIMGILLPPTILFLEFRTQDDYSYQTSKENEVGKEKEEENVDANADTGSRKGDEEDGNKKQRSLPIGTKIYEFYNAPIVKFWFYTISYLGYLMLFNYIILVRMDRWPSLQEWIVISYIVTLALEKVREILMSEPGKLSQKIKVWLQEYWNITDLVAISVFIIGAILRLQNQPYMGYGRVIYCVDIIFWYIRVLDIFGVNKYLGPYVMMIGKMMIDMLYFVVIMLVVLMSFGVARQAILHPDEEPTWRLARNIFYMPYWMIYGEVFADQIDRKSRVHTPCGDNLYDEDGKRLPPCIPGAWLTPAIMACYLLVANILLVNLLIAVFNNTFFEVKSISNQVWKFQRYQLIMTFHDRPVLPPPMIIFSHLYIIIVRLCCRCKKRKEGDQDERDRGLKLFLNDEELKKLYEFEEQCVEEYFREKEDEEQSSNDERIRVTSERVENMAMRLEEVNEREHFMKASLQTVDLRLSQLEELSGRMVDALEKLAGIDKAELTHTRSRASSECDAAYLLRQSSVNSSDGYSMYRYPGDELAYDEVPTPMSPALALRKADSKMQLSPERQGSLHSASSANAVASTDHNKNTLDVVPAVSRPRSGSGDRQERCKSEETIPQTLNPTDNVVNGQSGTRPDLQGAHLTLERTKLEATISYPLDKPRAMKYYPSETFSACQATMMKSRSYILAQGGKMAGGVNNWTGMDQGYKSIMDQVCPSTIEQWTAEWKYEVQQKLANEPPPEYPGIVSEAEMQAERKQLLTDTEDDSDVGDVTGLSASHPSSPVTQRMDTDNQLLGTSDRTCGFPSVRSKSLHSHSRKAKSTKDKLSRPGHASSVSCLAVAYGTVMEAQKTHAENASTETEC; from the exons GGTCAAAAAGCTTGGATAGAGAAAACCTTTTCCAAGAGAGAGTGCATCTGCCTAATTGCCAACAGCAAAGATGCTACCAG GTGCTGCTGTGGCCAAGTTCTTATTCAACACATCCCAATTCCTCCGAGTATAACTGCAAACAAGAacggagaagcagcagcaaagcaggTGGACACCCAGCCTGAGAAATGGTCCGTCACTAAACACACCCAAGCATCCCCGACTGATGCCTATGGAAATCTTGAGTTCCAAGGTGGAGGGCATACTAATAAGTCCATG TACATCCGAGTGTCATATGACACAAAGCCGGACGCACTGCTCCACCTCATGGTGAAAGACTGGCAGCTGGAACTCCCCAAACTCTTAATATCCGTCCACGGAGGGCTGCAGAACTTTGAGTTGCAACCCAAACTGAAGCAAGTGTTTGGCAAAGGCCTCATCAAGGCTGCCATGACAACTGGTGCTTGGATCTTCACTGGAGGAGTCAGTACAG GTGTCATTCGCCATGTAGGAGATGCCTTGAAAGATCATTCTTCCAAGTCCAGAGGACGTATCTGTGCCATAGGAATTGCCCCGTGGGGCATTGTGGAAAACAAGGAAGATCTGATCGGGAGAGAT GTGACAAGAGTTTATCAAACCATGTCAAACCCACTAAGCAAACTCTGTGTGCTCAACAGTTCCCATACGCACTTTATCCTTGCCGACAACGGCACCCTCGGCAAATACGGGGCAGAAGTGAAACTGAGGCGCCAGCTGGAGAAGCACATCTCACTCCAGAAAATCAACACAC GACTGGGGCAGGGCATCCCTGTGGTCGGACTGATAGTCGAAGGGGGTCCCAACGTGATCTCCATTGTCTTGGAATGCCTGCGGGAAGAGCCACCAATTCCCGTGGTGATCTGTGATGGCAGCGGACGAGCCTCCGACATTTTATCATTTGCTCACAAGTACTCTGAAGAAGGAGG CATCATCAGCGAGTCTCTGAGGGACCAGCTCCTCGTTACCATTCAGAAAACTTTTAGCTACAGCCGGAATCAAGCTCATCAGCTCTTTGTGATTCTCATGGAATGCATGAAGAAAAAAGAACTT ATCACTGTGTTCCGCATGGGATCAGAGGGGCAGCAAGATATTGAGATGTCTATCTTAACAGCTCTTCTTAAAG GGACGAATGCCTCTGCACCAGATCAGCTGAGCTTAGCGTTGGCCTGGAACCGTGTGGATATTGCGCGTAGCCAGATCTTTGTCTTTGGACATCACTGGCCG CCATTGGGAAGCCTTGCAGCGACGGATGGGTCAGCCccggaaaaggagaagaaatctcCGGCGCCTCAAACCAAAGGAGCGAGaggcaaaggcaaaggcaaaaagaaaggggggaaacagaaggaagaaccagaagaagaaACTGATCCACGGAAAATTGAGCTACTAAACTGG GTCAATTCCCTGGAACAAGCCATGCTGGATGCTCTGGTACTGGACAGGGTGGACTTCGTCAAGCTCCTGATCGAAAACGGCGTCAGCATGCAGCGCTTCCTCACCATCCCGCGACTGGAAGAGCTTTACAACACG AGATTGGGTCCACCAAATACCTTACATGTGATCGTCAGAGATGTAAAAAAG GGCAATCTGCCACCGGATTACCACATCAGTCTCATCGACATTGGCTTGGTGCTAGAATACCTCATGGGAGGGGCGTATCGCTGCAACTATACGCGGAAAAGCTTCCGAACCCTGTACAACAATTTGTTTGGACCAAAGAGG CCTAAAGCTCTTAAGCTTCTAGGGATGGAG GATGATGAACCTCCGAGcaaaggggggaagaagaagaagaagaaaaaggaggaggagatcgACATTGACGTGGACGATCCCGAGGTCAGCCGGTTCCAGTTCCCCTTCCACGAGCTCATGGTGTGGGCAGTGCTGATGAAGCGGCAAAAGATGGCCCTCTTCCTTTGGCAGCGTGGAGAGGAAACCATGGCCAAGGCTCTGGTGGCCTGCAAACTCTACAAAGCCATGGCCCACGAGTCTTCGGAGAGCGAGCTGGTGGATGACATCTCTCAAGACCTGGACAACAACTCCAA GGATTTTGGCCAGCTGGCCTTGGAGCTTCTGGATCAGTCCTATAAGCATGATGAACAAGTGGCCATGAAGCTCTTGACTTACGAGCTGAAAAATTGGAGCAACTCCACCTGTCTGAaacttgcagtggcagcaaaacACAGGGACTTCATTGCACACACCTGCAGCCAGATGTTATTGACCGACATGTGGATGGGAAGGCTACGCATGCGCAAGAACCCCGGCCTTAAG GTCATCATGGGGATCCTTTTACCGCCCACCATCCTGTTCCTGGAGTTTCGCACCCAAGATGACTATTCCTACCAAACGTCGAAGGAAAATGAAGTTggcaaagaaaaagaggaggaaaacGTG GATGCGAATGCTGATACTGGTTCCCGAAAGGGAGATGAAGAGGatggaaacaaaaaacaaaggagtCTTCCCATTGGAACAAAGATCTATGAATTCTATAATGCGCCAATCGTGAAGTTCTGGTTTTACACA ATCTCCTACCTGGGCTACTTAATGTTGTTCAACTACATCATCTTGGTACGGATGGATCGTTGGCCCTCGCTCCAGGAATGGATTGTCATCTCATACATTGTGACTCTGGCTTTAGAGAAAGTAAGAGAG ATTTTGATGTCAGAGCCGGGAAAACTAAGTCAGAAAATAAAAGTGTGGCTCCAAGAATATTGGAACATCACCGATTTGGTTGCCATTTCTGTGTTCATCATTGGGGCCATTCTCCGTTTGCAAAACCAGCCTTACATGGGTTATGGGAGAGTGATCTACTGTGTGGATATCATTTTCTGGTACATCCGAGTACTGGACATCTTTGGTGTGAATAAATACCTGGGACCGTACGTCATGATGATTGGGAAGATG ATGATTGATATGCTGTACTTCGTGGTGATCATGCTGGTGGTACTGATGAGTTTCGGAGTCGCCCGCCAAGCCATCCTGCATCCCGACGAGGAGCCAACTTGGCGGCTGGCCCGTAACATCTTCTACATGCCCTACTGGATGATCTATGGAGAGGTGTTTGCAGACCAGATAGACCGTAAGAGCAGAGTTCATA CTCCTTGTGGGGATAACCTTTATGATGAGGATGGCAAACGGCTCCCTCCGTGTATCCCTGGTGCCTGGTTGACTCCTGCCATCATGGCTTGCTACCTCTTGGTAGCGAACATTCTCCTGGTCAACTTGCTGATCGCCGTCTTCAA CAACACCTTCTTTGAAGTGAAGTCCATCTCCAACCAAGTCTGGAAGTTCCAGCGGTATCAGCTGATCATGACCTTCCATGACAGGCCGGTGCTTCCCCCGCCCATGATCATCTTCAGTCACCTTTACATTATCATCGTCCGCCTCTGCTGCCGCTGCAAGAAGCGGAAAGAAGGGGATCAAGATGAACGCGACCGAGGGCTGA AGCTGTTTCTAAATGATGAGGAGTTGAAAAAACTGTATGAATTTGAGGAACAATGTGTTGAAGAATATTTCCGGGAAAAAGAAGATGAAGAACAATCATCAAACGATGAACGTATCAGAGTTACTTCTGAAAG AGTTGAAAATATGGCTATGAGATTAGAAGAGGTGAATGAAAGAGAACATTTCATGAAAGCTTCTCTTCAAACAGTTGACCTTCGACTTTCACAGCTGGAAGAGCTCTCCGGCCGAATGGTGGATGCACTGGAAAAATTGGCGGGTATTGACAAAGCAGAGCTGACTCACACGCGCTCCCGGGCATCCTCTGAATGTGATGCTGCCTACCTTCTAAGGCAAAGCAGCGTGAACAGTTCTGACGGCTACAGCATGTACAGGTACCCTGGCGATGAGCTTGCCTACGATGAGGTGCCcaccccaatgtccccagccttGGCGTTGCGTAAAGCGGATTCAAAGATGCAGTTGTCTCCAGAACGCCAAGGAAGCCTCCACTCTGCCTCCAGTGCAAATGCAGTGGCCTCTACCGATCACAATAAAAATACCTTAGATGTTGTGCCAGCTGTCTCTAGGCCTCGCTCTGGCTCAGGAGACAGGCAGGAGCGCTGCAAGAGCGAAGAGACAATACCCCAGACCCTCAATCCAACAGATAATGTTGTGAACGGACAGTCTGGAACCAGACCAGATCTTCAAGGTGCTCATTTAACCCTAGAAAGGACCAAATTAGAGGCCACCATCTCCTATCCCCTGGACAAACCTAGAGCGATGAAGTACTACCCTTCTGAAACGTTCAGTGCTTGTCAAGCAACCATGATGAAGTCAAGGAGCTATATATTGGCACAAGGTGGAAAGATGGCCGGGGGTGTTAACAACTGGACCGGCATGGACCAAGGATACAAGAGCATCATGGACCAAGTGTGCCCTTCTACCATTGAGCAATGGACTGCCGAGTGGAAGTACGAGGTTCAGCAGAAGCTGGCTAACGAGCCCCCTCCTGAATATCCTGGCATCGTGTCCGAGGCGGAGATGCAAGCCGAGCGGAAACAGCTGCTGACCGACACTGAGGATGACAGCGATGTTGGCGATGTAACAGGACTCAGTGCCTCCCACCCTTCTTCACCTGTCACTCAAAGGATGGACACAGACAACCAGCTGTTGGGGACGTCCGACAGGACTTGTGGGTTTCCATCAGTACGGTCAAAAAGTTTACACAGCCATTCTCGAAAAGCCAAGTCCACGAAGGACAAGCTCAGCAGACCGGGACATGCCAGCAGCGTTAGCTGCCTAGCGGTGGCCTACGGAACTGTGATGGAAGCACAGAAAACCCATGCAGAAAACGCCTCCACGGAAACAGAATGCTAA